In Pedobacter sp. SL55, the following proteins share a genomic window:
- a CDS encoding sensor histidine kinase → MVDNVYLLIFYGVVLLLVLVASFLLFYIRNQNVVWKQKRQLQETQITQQKELLNAVIDSQEVERKRIGQDLHDEIGGTLSAIKLMLNSLRNQLSEDQEDVLKEAKQLIDKMVADVRHISHDLSPPGLAVFGLFTTIEAFVTLINNTGKIKISITQDEDIDELQLPEKAALALFRVLTQLIDNTIKHADATEIAISFKKQINLDICYQDNGKGFELEMLERRTGIGMQNIQSRLQIINAAYQIYTSTGNGFKLAISCPI, encoded by the coding sequence ATGGTTGATAACGTTTATCTATTGATTTTTTATGGTGTAGTTTTATTGCTCGTTTTGGTTGCCTCATTTTTGTTGTTTTATATCAGAAACCAGAATGTGGTTTGGAAACAGAAAAGGCAGCTGCAAGAAACCCAAATTACGCAACAGAAAGAACTGCTTAATGCTGTAATTGATTCGCAAGAGGTAGAACGCAAAAGAATTGGTCAAGATTTACATGATGAAATAGGAGGAACCCTTTCGGCAATTAAACTGATGCTAAATTCTCTTCGCAATCAGTTGTCCGAAGATCAAGAAGATGTACTAAAGGAGGCCAAACAACTTATTGATAAAATGGTTGCCGATGTAAGGCATATTTCGCATGATCTATCTCCGCCAGGACTAGCCGTTTTTGGTCTTTTTACTACAATTGAAGCTTTTGTTACGCTTATTAACAATACGGGTAAAATCAAAATTTCGATAACTCAAGATGAGGATATAGATGAGTTGCAATTGCCAGAAAAAGCAGCATTGGCATTATTTAGGGTGCTTACGCAACTTATTGATAACACCATTAAGCATGCCGATGCCACTGAAATAGCCATCTCCTTTAAAAAACAAATCAATTTGGATATTTGCTACCAAGATAACGGTAAGGGATTTGAGCTCGAAATGTTGGAAAGAAGAACGGGAATAGGGATGCAAAATATACAAAGTCGTTTACAAATCATCAACGCTGCCTATCAAATATATACCAGTACTGGTAATGGATTTAAGTTGGCTATTTCTTGCCCAATTTAA
- a CDS encoding response regulator transcription factor yields the protein MKINVAIADDQKLFRKGMIALVNSFEDVKIIFEAENGKQLVSLLDSEPVKPNIILLDLSMPEMNGLEALKIIKEKHSSVGVIVLTIHEAEHHILATIQAGANGYLAKNAEPEEVEKAIREVAKNDFYFTLPMLEIMRKGLSKKPQPISLNQNEDLLTNREKEVLQLICKQFNSVEIGEKLFLSNRTVEGHRNNLLTKTGSRNTAGLVLYALKHRLIEIDQLG from the coding sequence ATGAAAATTAACGTTGCAATAGCAGATGACCAAAAACTATTTAGAAAAGGAATGATTGCTCTTGTGAATTCATTTGAAGATGTGAAAATTATTTTCGAGGCCGAAAATGGCAAACAATTGGTATCCTTACTAGACTCAGAGCCGGTAAAGCCCAATATTATTCTTCTGGATCTTTCTATGCCCGAAATGAATGGCTTAGAAGCACTAAAAATCATCAAGGAAAAACATTCATCTGTTGGAGTTATTGTCTTAACTATCCACGAAGCTGAACATCATATATTAGCAACAATACAAGCTGGTGCAAATGGTTATCTAGCTAAAAATGCAGAACCCGAAGAAGTAGAGAAGGCAATTAGAGAAGTAGCTAAAAACGATTTCTATTTTACTTTGCCCATGCTGGAGATTATGCGAAAGGGACTAAGTAAAAAACCACAACCAATTAGCCTAAACCAAAACGAAGACCTGCTTACCAATAGAGAAAAAGAAGTATTACAGCTTATCTGCAAACAATTTAACAGCGTAGAGATTGGCGAAAAGCTATTTTTAAGCAACAGGACTGTGGAAGGGCACCGAAACAATTTGTTAACCAAAACAGGAAGCAGAAATACCGCTGGTTTAGTGCTTTACGCATTAAAACACAGACTTATCGAAATTGATCAGCTAGGTTAA
- a CDS encoding mechanosensitive ion channel family protein, protein MKDLITIVDNQWPQWVKILMLCLFITLITLIFKWILTFVIKKTNKESGYSVIHSFLKHLSSPLNFLLPLFFINAFLPYFGMDSAVLQGVRRWLDMLLVASFAYLLITMLRVLEDFVYHAYKLEKADNLKERKIRTQLQFVRKVAVSLVVIIAIAIILLSFDGVRKIGAGLLTGVGIGGIIIGFAAQKSLGNFLAGLQIAFTQPIRIDDVLVVEGEWGRVEEITLTYVVLNIWDQRRLILPINYFIEQPFQNWTRNTSEILGTAFFYVDPTFSVDALRAELERVLANSSLWDQRVGILQVTDIKENVVELRALVSAEDSGQAFDLRCEVREQLLKFIKANAQNELPKTRVLLQK, encoded by the coding sequence ATGAAAGATCTCATCACAATTGTTGATAATCAATGGCCACAATGGGTAAAGATTTTAATGTTGTGCTTGTTTATTACCTTAATTACGTTGATTTTTAAATGGATCCTCACTTTTGTAATTAAGAAAACGAATAAAGAAAGCGGTTACTCTGTAATCCATTCTTTCTTAAAACACCTGAGCAGTCCGCTCAATTTTTTGTTGCCACTTTTTTTTATCAATGCTTTTTTGCCTTATTTTGGTATGGATAGCGCTGTTTTACAGGGGGTAAGGCGGTGGTTGGATATGCTTTTGGTTGCCTCATTTGCTTATTTGCTAATTACGATGCTGAGGGTTTTGGAAGACTTTGTTTACCATGCCTACAAGCTAGAAAAAGCCGATAACCTGAAAGAGCGTAAGATAAGGACGCAGTTACAGTTTGTAAGAAAGGTTGCGGTTTCTTTGGTGGTCATCATCGCCATAGCTATTATACTGCTCAGTTTTGATGGGGTAAGGAAAATTGGAGCAGGTTTACTAACGGGTGTGGGTATTGGTGGCATCATCATTGGTTTTGCAGCTCAAAAATCTTTGGGAAATTTTTTAGCGGGCCTTCAAATTGCTTTTACACAGCCCATACGTATAGACGATGTGTTAGTGGTGGAGGGCGAATGGGGACGGGTAGAAGAAATTACGCTTACTTATGTGGTGCTTAATATTTGGGACCAGCGCAGGCTGATCTTGCCCATCAATTACTTTATTGAGCAACCCTTTCAAAATTGGACTCGTAATACTTCCGAAATTTTGGGTACCGCTTTTTTCTATGTAGATCCCACATTTTCGGTAGATGCGCTAAGAGCCGAACTTGAGCGGGTGTTAGCCAATTCTAGTTTATGGGACCAAAGGGTTGGCATACTTCAGGTAACCGATATTAAAGAAAATGTGGTAGAGTTGCGAGCCTTGGTAAGCGCCGAAGACTCTGGCCAAGCCTTTGATTTACGTTGTGAGGTAAGAGAGCAATTGCTCAAGTTTATTAAAGCCAACGCACAAAATGAGTTGCCTAAGACACGGGTGCTACTGCAAAAATAG
- the istA gene encoding IS21 family transposase, with amino-acid sequence MSKIRQILRMYTQGRSKLSIATHTGVSRNTVKVYLRAFSSSGCSFEQIDALNDKELDDFFGKSREHAPNDRLIALQRCFPSIDRELKRTGVSRMMLWEAYMKEFPDGFQYTQFCFYYNQWKNRVNPVMHLDHKAGDKLFIDFAGQKLTIVDKDTGEVIEVEVFVAILAASQLTYVEAVMSQQKEDLISACENTLHYLGGVPAAIVPDNLKAAVTKSNRYEPTLNDTFADFADHYGTTILPARAYCPRDKALVEGAVKIAYSRIYAPLNKQVFQSLAELNSAILEALESHNTQLLKGRNYSRRLQFEEIEREALNPLPVLRYAFKKQHYATVMKNGHVSLSVDKHYYSVPFRFIGKKVKIMYSSSNVEVFYHYERIAMHKRMKSPYNYTTDREHMATTHRFVTEWTPERFLEWATSIHDDVRLYILKILERKQHPEQAYKSCVGILGFAKKAGNERLTNACRRALGFGIYSYKTIQMILEKNMDQYPESLFADELPMPIHDNIRGEDYYQ; translated from the coding sequence ATGAGCAAGATAAGACAGATACTCAGAATGTATACCCAAGGGCGTAGCAAGCTTTCCATTGCTACCCATACTGGTGTTTCCCGTAATACGGTCAAAGTTTATTTAAGGGCCTTCAGTTCCAGCGGCTGCAGTTTCGAACAGATCGATGCGCTTAACGATAAGGAACTGGACGATTTCTTCGGCAAGAGCCGTGAACACGCCCCCAATGACCGATTGATAGCCCTTCAACGTTGTTTTCCGAGCATTGACCGTGAACTAAAGCGGACCGGGGTTAGCCGTATGATGCTATGGGAGGCCTATATGAAGGAGTTTCCGGATGGCTTCCAGTATACCCAGTTCTGTTTCTACTACAACCAGTGGAAGAACAGGGTAAACCCGGTGATGCACCTTGACCATAAAGCCGGTGATAAACTTTTTATCGATTTTGCGGGCCAGAAACTTACCATCGTAGATAAGGATACCGGCGAGGTAATCGAGGTGGAAGTTTTCGTTGCCATCCTGGCGGCCAGCCAGCTTACCTATGTTGAGGCGGTGATGAGCCAGCAGAAAGAGGATTTGATCTCGGCCTGCGAGAACACGCTCCATTATCTGGGCGGTGTTCCTGCAGCCATCGTGCCCGATAACCTCAAGGCGGCCGTTACCAAAAGCAACCGCTACGAGCCTACCCTGAACGATACATTTGCCGACTTCGCCGACCACTATGGAACAACGATCCTGCCGGCCAGGGCATACTGCCCAAGGGACAAGGCACTGGTGGAGGGGGCGGTAAAGATAGCCTACAGCCGCATCTATGCCCCGTTGAACAAACAGGTATTCCAATCGCTGGCCGAACTCAATTCGGCCATACTGGAGGCACTGGAATCCCATAACACCCAACTTTTGAAAGGTCGCAACTATAGCAGGAGGCTACAGTTCGAGGAAATCGAACGGGAGGCACTTAACCCACTTCCGGTACTGCGCTATGCCTTCAAAAAGCAGCATTATGCCACTGTTATGAAGAACGGGCATGTGAGCCTGAGTGTGGACAAACATTACTACAGCGTACCCTTCCGTTTTATCGGTAAAAAGGTCAAGATCATGTACAGCAGCTCAAATGTGGAGGTATTCTATCATTATGAACGTATTGCCATGCACAAGCGGATGAAAAGTCCCTACAACTATACCACCGACAGGGAGCATATGGCCACTACCCACAGGTTTGTGACCGAATGGACCCCTGAGCGCTTTCTGGAATGGGCTACCAGTATCCATGATGACGTTAGGCTCTACATACTGAAGATATTGGAACGCAAACAACATCCAGAGCAGGCCTACAAATCATGTGTGGGCATCCTTGGCTTTGCCAAAAAAGCGGGCAACGAACGTTTGACCAATGCCTGTAGAAGGGCACTGGGCTTTGGTATCTACTCCTACAAGACCATACAGATGATATTGGAGAAGAATATGGACCAATACCCCGAAAGCCTCTTTGCCGATGAACTCCCAATGCCCATCCATGACAACATCCGTGGCGAAGACTATTATCAATAA
- the istB gene encoding IS21-like element helper ATPase IstB codes for MNTNTLDKLRKLKFYGMFHAFKSSIETGQTDQYISDELLAHLIDSEWDYRQNRRIERQILYARFRYKASIEELHYHADRSIDGNQVMRLADCTFIDRCENLLITGSTGIGKSYLASAIGYQACMLGYRVLYGSTPKLFAKLKMAKADGSYIKEVAKIEKQQLLILDDFGIQPFDAQSRAALMEIIEDRHSKTSLIITSQLPVSKWHEVIGEKTIADAILDRIVHDAHRIELKGESMRKKRVPVTENSFQ; via the coding sequence ATGAACACGAACACACTTGACAAATTACGTAAACTGAAGTTCTACGGCATGTTCCATGCCTTTAAGAGCAGCATCGAAACCGGACAGACCGACCAGTACATCTCCGATGAGCTATTGGCGCACCTTATCGATTCCGAATGGGATTACCGCCAGAACCGGCGTATCGAACGCCAGATCCTATATGCCAGATTCCGTTATAAAGCTTCCATTGAGGAACTCCACTACCATGCCGATCGGAGTATTGATGGAAACCAGGTGATGAGGTTGGCCGATTGTACTTTTATTGACCGGTGTGAAAACCTGCTCATTACAGGAAGTACGGGGATTGGGAAAAGTTATCTGGCATCGGCAATCGGATACCAGGCATGTATGCTGGGCTACAGGGTATTATACGGTAGTACACCAAAACTTTTTGCTAAACTGAAAATGGCAAAGGCCGATGGTTCTTATATCAAAGAGGTTGCAAAGATTGAAAAACAGCAGCTATTGATCCTAGATGATTTCGGTATACAGCCCTTTGATGCACAAAGCAGGGCGGCATTGATGGAGATAATAGAAGATAGGCATTCAAAGACTTCCCTGATCATCACCTCACAGCTGCCGGTAAGCAAATGGCATGAAGTAATTGGTGAAAAAACCATTGCCGACGCAATATTGGATAGGATTGTTCATGATGCCCACCGTATTGAACTCAAGGGAGAATCGATGCGGAAGAAAAGAGTTCCCGTAACAGAAAACAGCTTCCAATAA